In Drosophila bipectinata strain 14024-0381.07 chromosome 2R, DbipHiC1v2, whole genome shotgun sequence, one genomic interval encodes:
- the LOC108131487 gene encoding uncharacterized protein, producing the protein MASSRSQKEVKNWPGILDSSCALRRFFYPTAQVAKKQKSTAAPPPAAIPAAMPDAIPASYNEPPTEKSTGASAASIIRSEYVAAEKETKIRPPVNAAWQLASDPTNLANFGHRKSRHLNDLKPAKKTERKAWVWAARLERLERAARIEKSEWMEAPQQLEQPSVSSHRIQRLMRPSRPKPKPPIRPPAQRLQRAQKCKPSCPKMPRKKVPKRDLKSLTPIYRRRQPWRFQKTDILVVDAKSKPIQEPKREAAGSSASVRSWQRSDSRHMMAGRSKKASGVPLCQRPTVIMGQGVPYTRQMQMRQNQLFQQPEYHDQYMIMLRQQQQQQYKLQQQHQLEHMQHSHMEQRPGRHPYNYPMSVLGGMKRIAPYAVPSKTQFQRMKRGKLLCGNFYYD; encoded by the coding sequence ATGGCAAGTTCCAGATCGCAGAAAGAAGTCAAGAATTGGCCCGGCATTTTGGACTCTAGCTGTGCCTTAAGACGGTTCTTTTATCCCACGGCACAGGttgccaaaaagcaaaagtcGACGGCTGCCCCACCACCTGCTGCCATTCCCGCAGCCATGCCAGATGCCATACCGGCTTCCTACAACGAGCCTCCGACGGAAAAAAGCACTGGGGCCAGCGCGGCCTCTATTATCCGATCGGAATATGTTGCCGCTGAAAAGGAGACCAAGATTCGCCCGCCGGTGAACGCCGCCTGGCAACTGGCCAGTGATCCCACAAACCTAGCCAattttggccaccggaagagTCGCCATCTAAATGACCTCAAGCCGGCAAAGAAGACGGAGCGCAAGGCTTGGGTCTGGGCAGCCAGGCTGGAGCGGCTGGAAAGGGCGGCGAGAATCGAGAAGTCAGAATGGATGGAGGCGCCTCAGCAATTGGAACAGCCTTCCGTCTCCTCCCATAGGATCCAAAGACTTATGAGACCATCGAGACCCAAGCCGAAGCCTCCAATTAGGCCCCCTGCTCAGAGGCTGCAAAGGGCTCAGAAATGTAAGCCAAGTTGCCCGAAAATGCCTCGCAAAAAAGTGCCTAAACGAGATCTGAAATCCCTGACTCCCATCTATCGGCGACGGCAGCCATGGCGGTTCCAGAAGACGGACATCCTGGTGGTAGACGCCAAGAGCAAGCCCATCCAGGAGCCCAAGCGGGAGGCAGCCGGAAGCAGTGCGTCCGTCCGGAGTTGGCAAAGGAGCGACAGCCGTCATATGATGGCAGGTCGTTCCAAAAAAGCATCCGGTGTGCCATTGTGCCAACGACCCACCGTCATCATGGGCCAGGGCGTCCCCTACACCAGGCAAATGCAGATGCGCCAGAATCAGCTCTTCCAGCAGCCGGAGTACCACGACCAGTACATGATCATGCtgcggcagcaacagcagcagcagtacaAGCTTCAGCAACAGCATCAGCTGGAGCATATGCAGCACAGCCACATGGAGCAGAGGCCAGGCCGGCATCCCTACAACTATCCGATGAGTGTCCTGGGCGGGATGAAGCGCATTGCTCCGTACGCGGTGCCATCGAAGACCCAATTCCAACGAATGAAGCGAGGAAAGCTCCTTTGTGGTAACTTTTACTATGATTAG